One stretch of Zingiber officinale cultivar Zhangliang chromosome 6B, Zo_v1.1, whole genome shotgun sequence DNA includes these proteins:
- the LOC121989646 gene encoding uncharacterized protein LOC121989646, with product MDRCPFIRIIVGNLALKVLVPPAPSASPCFAKIRFGKFPQQTANVPIIASDGNSVLDNTDSIAGLFHLSKADLDRIAGKSSLFASSASRDKLNVSVYTGSQSQGGSFWLSSGKLLGKFTMRLDLKGIAKDGGTREAMEFHSGWVSIGKKTAKIGKGSPSSSWSSEAQLYLTVKAEPDPRFVFEFDGVPECSPQVLQVKGKMRQPVFTCKFSCRNAVDRDICSRAAVSESRSSRKWLSSFGSEREQPGKERKGWSVTIHDLSGSPVALASMVTPFVATPGTDRVNRSNPGAWLVLRPVDGTWTPWGRLEAWRERGGAGAGDNLGYRFALLPDDTVGTSINLSESTISTVKGGQFVIDLTGATGPSRHFSSHRGFVMSVTVAGEGRGGRPTVEVAAQHIGYSEDAAVFVALAAAVDLSMDACRLFSQRLRKGLSAPDLLR from the exons ATGGACCGATGCCCTTTTATTCGGATAATCGTCGGCAACCTCGCGCTAAAGGTTCTTGTGCCGCCGGCGCCCTCCGCCTCCCCCTGCTTCGCGAAGATCCGCTTTGGCAAGTTCCCTCAACAGACCGCCAACGTTCCGATCATAGCTTCCGATGGAAACTCCGTCTTAGACAACACGGATTCCATTGCCGGCCTGTTCCACCTATCCAAGGCTGATCTTGATAGAATCGCTGGAAAGTCGTCGCTTTTCGCCTCCTCCGCCAGCCGCGATAAACTTAATGTCTCCGTCTACACCGGCTCGCAGTCGCAGGGGGGTTCCTTCTGGTTGAGCTCCGGGAAGCTTCTTGGCAAGTTCACGATGCGGCTGGACCTGAAGGGAATCGCAAAGGACGGCGGGACGAGGGAGGCGATGGAGTTCCACAGCGGCTGGGTCTCCATCGGTAAGAAGACGGCAAAGATTGGAAAAGGCTCCCCTTCTTCCTCCTGGTCATCGGAGGCGCAGTTATATCTGACGGTGAAGGCCGAGCCCGACCCTCGGTTTGTGTTCGAGTTCGACGGCGTGCCGGAATGTAGCCCTCAGGTTCTACAAGTAAAGGGTAAAATGAGGCAGCCGGTCTTCACCTGCAAATTTAGCTGCCGCAATGCCGTCGATCGCGACATATGCTCCAG GGCGGCGGTTTCGGAGTCACGGAGCAGCAGGAAATGGCTTTCGTCGTTCGGGTCGGAGCGGGAACAGCCGGGGAAGGAGCGGAAGGGCTGGTCGGTGACCATCCACGACCTCTCCGGGTCGCCTGTGGCTCTCGCTTCCATGGTGACCCCCTTCGTGGCCACCCCCGGGACCGACCGAGTGAACCGCTCCAACCCTGGTGCATGGCTCGTGCTCCGCCCCGTGGACGGCACCTGGACCCCGTGGGGGCGTCTCGAGGCCTGGCGCGAGCGCGGAGGCGCCGGCGCCGGCGACAACCTCGGCTACCGCTTCGCGCTCCTCCCGGACGACACCGTAGGAACCAGCATCAACCTGTCGGAGTCCACCATCAGCACCGTCAAGGGAGGGCAATTCGTCATCGACCTGACTGGCGCAACCGGCCCCAGCCGACACTTCTCGAGCCACCGCGGGTTTGTGATGTCGGTGACGGTGGCGGGGGAAGGGCGCGGCGGCCGGCCGACGGTGGAGGTGGCGGCGCAGCACATCGGGTACTCGGAGGACGCGGCGGTGTTCGTGGCGCTGGCCGCCGCCGTGGACCTGAGCATGGACGCCTGCCGCCTTTTCTCGCAGAGGCTGAGGAAGGGGCTGAGCGCGCCGGACTTGCTGCGGTGA
- the LOC121989648 gene encoding uncharacterized protein LOC121989648 isoform X1, which translates to MVKFSRLFSSLPIHKSKKVVQEASGTMQCNSAKHSEDQEIKLTADEFSSSVSQLEKITAPCLLDTDCKEDDCSEDSQELHFKAQKAVVLKAKIRKSKSVGNILDEERGSPYNIMIQKNESEARFLSHGINQTGSISGKKLDEYHTDYENCSQKQILEFTEFAEPVQHECLFSIGIHDQSNAEYNDYADDESPDYVSYEQLSSNGQFISRKSCSLTNLGGQTIDINDGTLKLEPMGPHSNSVENLLSVDFGRGLFSDGNAATASRVVQKTELHYISDCSESNELSDSDKDGKCSIMKSNSGNQLVDIIGSPCDMDSGETCHHSNYNLESKEIEDQEREGGSCSEKIIFDVSSADENCPDCSDQPDSAVTCGVEEPSVENLNGSSPENCNINRIASWISQLDVQNCNYVKELGKNPHLISDKVPSKKASKVGSKKLDAKSSIGMIAAYNYISSLSPASSSAQMTNLGLVATPVLSSFVNLKMLNLSGNFIVRITSGSLPKGLHMLNLSKNHISAIEGLKELTRLRVLDLSYNKISRIGHGLASCSSLKELYLAGNKISEVEGLHRLLKLTVLDLRSNRIATSKGLGQLAANYASLQAVILEGNPAQKNVGDEQLKKCLHYLLPRLAYYNRQPIRASGSKDVTDRSSRSFSTHQFDRAFRSKHKDLLHGNKSSYGRTKSVSALNSLITSSRNKHKSVTSKPTNNLPSAKPQGLVSDNPLRRIQSEGSF; encoded by the exons ATGGTCAAGTTTTCCCGACTCTTCAGTTCTTTGCCGATTCATAAATCGAAG AAAGTTGTTCAAGAGGCTAGTGGAACAATGCAATGCAATTCTGCAAAACATTCTGAAGATCAAGAAATTAAGCTTACTGCAGATGAATTTAGCAGTTCGGTATCCCAACTGGAGAAAATAACAGCCCCATGTTTGCTGGATACTGATTGTAAAGAAGATGATTGTTCTGAAGATAGTCAAGAGCTCCATTTCAAGGCACAGAAGGCAGTTGTTCTTAAGGCAAAAATTAGAAAAAGTAAATCTGTTGGAAATATCTTGGACGAGGAAAGAGGTTCTCCCTATAATATTATGATTCAGAAGAATGAATCAGAAGCAAGGTTTTTATCTCATGGGATAAACCAAACTGGTAGCATTAGTGGTAAGAAACTAGATGAATACCACACTGATTATGAAAATTGCTCACAGAAACAGATTCTTGAATTCACCGAGTTTGCTGAACCAGTTCAACATGAATGCCTCTTTTCCATTGGGATCCATGACCAGTCCAATGCAGAGTATAATGACTATGCTGACGATGAATCTCCTGACTATGTTTCATATGAACAATTATCATCAAATGGCCAGTTCATTAGTAGAAAGTCTTGTTCTCTAACTAACCTTGGAGGACAGACTATTGACATCAATGATGGCACTCTCAAGCTGGAGCCAATGGGGCCTCATTCGAACTCAGTTGAAAATCTATTATCTGTAGATTTTGGGAGAGGCCTGTTTTCAGATGGCAACGCAGCAACTGCGTCTAGAGTTGTGCAAAAAACTGAATTACATTACATTTCTGATTGTAGTGAGAGTAATGAGCTTTCAGATTCAGACAAAGATGGTAAATGCTCAATTATGAAGTCTAATAGTGGTAATCAATTGGTCGACATCATTGGTTCACCTTGTGATATGGATTCTGGAGAGACATGCCACCATTCCAACTATAATCTCGAATCCAAGGAGATTGAGGATCAGGAAAGAGAGGGGGGAAGTTGTTCTGAGAAGATAATTTTTGATGTTTCTTCGGCTGATGAGAATTGCCCTGATTGCAGTGATCAACCTGATAGTGCAGTGACTTGTGGTGTTGAAGAACCTTCTGTTGAAAATTTGAATGGGTCGAGTCCTGAAAATTGTAATATTAATCGGATTGCATCTTGGATTAGTCAACTTGATGTTCAGAATTGTAACTATGTCAAAGAATTGGGTAAAAATCCTCATCTAATTTCTGACAAGGTGCCAAGTAAGAAAGCTAGCAAAGTGGGAAGCAAAAAACTTGATGCTAAAAGTAGTATTGGAATGATAGCAGCTTACAATTACATTTCATCCCTTAGTCCTGCTTCATCGAGTGCACAGATGACAAATCTTGGTTTGGTTGCAACACCCGTTCTCAGTTCTTTTGTTAATTTAAAGATGCTGAATTTATCAGGCAACTTTATAG TTAGGATAACTTCAGGATCTCTTCCAAAGGGTCTTCACATGTTAAATCTATCAAAGAATCATATATCAGCCATCGAAGGTCTCAAAGAACTTACACGTCTCCGTGTACTGGATCTGAGTTATAACAAAATAAGTAGGATTGGCCATG GTTTGGCTTCTTGTTCATCACTAAAGGAACTGTATTTAGCTGGGAACAAGATCAGTGAAGTTGAAGGCCTGCATCGTCTCCTCAAACTAACCGTTCTCGACTTGCGTTCAAATCGAATAGCAACTTCAAAAGGTCTTGGTCAACTGGCAGCTAATTATGCTTCCTTGCAAGCAGTTATCCTGGAAGGCAATCCTGCCCAGAAGAATGTCGGGGACGAGCAACTTAAGAAGTGCTTGCATTATCTTCTGCCTCGTCTTGCTTACTACAACAGGCAGCCCATTCGCGCAAGTGGCTCAAAGGATGTCACAGACCGTTCAAGTCGATCCTTCTCCACTCATCAGTTCGACCGTGCTTTTAGATCAAAACACAAAGATTTGCTTCATGGAAACAAGTCATCATACGGGCGAACGAAGTCTGTCAGCGCCCTGAACTCATTGATTACATCATCCAGGAACAAGCACAAGTCTGTAACCTCCAAGCCAACCAATAATCTTCCGAGTGCGAAACCGCAAGGTCTGGTTTCGGATAATCCTTTACGGAGAATCCAGAGTGAGGGATCGTTCTGA
- the LOC121989648 gene encoding probable serine/threonine-protein kinase DDB_G0278509 isoform X2 yields the protein MQCNSAKHSEDQEIKLTADEFSSSVSQLEKITAPCLLDTDCKEDDCSEDSQELHFKAQKAVVLKAKIRKSKSVGNILDEERGSPYNIMIQKNESEARFLSHGINQTGSISGKKLDEYHTDYENCSQKQILEFTEFAEPVQHECLFSIGIHDQSNAEYNDYADDESPDYVSYEQLSSNGQFISRKSCSLTNLGGQTIDINDGTLKLEPMGPHSNSVENLLSVDFGRGLFSDGNAATASRVVQKTELHYISDCSESNELSDSDKDGKCSIMKSNSGNQLVDIIGSPCDMDSGETCHHSNYNLESKEIEDQEREGGSCSEKIIFDVSSADENCPDCSDQPDSAVTCGVEEPSVENLNGSSPENCNINRIASWISQLDVQNCNYVKELGKNPHLISDKVPSKKASKVGSKKLDAKSSIGMIAAYNYISSLSPASSSAQMTNLGLVATPVLSSFVNLKMLNLSGNFIVRITSGSLPKGLHMLNLSKNHISAIEGLKELTRLRVLDLSYNKISRIGHGLASCSSLKELYLAGNKISEVEGLHRLLKLTVLDLRSNRIATSKGLGQLAANYASLQAVILEGNPAQKNVGDEQLKKCLHYLLPRLAYYNRQPIRASGSKDVTDRSSRSFSTHQFDRAFRSKHKDLLHGNKSSYGRTKSVSALNSLITSSRNKHKSVTSKPTNNLPSAKPQGLVSDNPLRRIQSEGSF from the exons ATGCAATGCAATTCTGCAAAACATTCTGAAGATCAAGAAATTAAGCTTACTGCAGATGAATTTAGCAGTTCGGTATCCCAACTGGAGAAAATAACAGCCCCATGTTTGCTGGATACTGATTGTAAAGAAGATGATTGTTCTGAAGATAGTCAAGAGCTCCATTTCAAGGCACAGAAGGCAGTTGTTCTTAAGGCAAAAATTAGAAAAAGTAAATCTGTTGGAAATATCTTGGACGAGGAAAGAGGTTCTCCCTATAATATTATGATTCAGAAGAATGAATCAGAAGCAAGGTTTTTATCTCATGGGATAAACCAAACTGGTAGCATTAGTGGTAAGAAACTAGATGAATACCACACTGATTATGAAAATTGCTCACAGAAACAGATTCTTGAATTCACCGAGTTTGCTGAACCAGTTCAACATGAATGCCTCTTTTCCATTGGGATCCATGACCAGTCCAATGCAGAGTATAATGACTATGCTGACGATGAATCTCCTGACTATGTTTCATATGAACAATTATCATCAAATGGCCAGTTCATTAGTAGAAAGTCTTGTTCTCTAACTAACCTTGGAGGACAGACTATTGACATCAATGATGGCACTCTCAAGCTGGAGCCAATGGGGCCTCATTCGAACTCAGTTGAAAATCTATTATCTGTAGATTTTGGGAGAGGCCTGTTTTCAGATGGCAACGCAGCAACTGCGTCTAGAGTTGTGCAAAAAACTGAATTACATTACATTTCTGATTGTAGTGAGAGTAATGAGCTTTCAGATTCAGACAAAGATGGTAAATGCTCAATTATGAAGTCTAATAGTGGTAATCAATTGGTCGACATCATTGGTTCACCTTGTGATATGGATTCTGGAGAGACATGCCACCATTCCAACTATAATCTCGAATCCAAGGAGATTGAGGATCAGGAAAGAGAGGGGGGAAGTTGTTCTGAGAAGATAATTTTTGATGTTTCTTCGGCTGATGAGAATTGCCCTGATTGCAGTGATCAACCTGATAGTGCAGTGACTTGTGGTGTTGAAGAACCTTCTGTTGAAAATTTGAATGGGTCGAGTCCTGAAAATTGTAATATTAATCGGATTGCATCTTGGATTAGTCAACTTGATGTTCAGAATTGTAACTATGTCAAAGAATTGGGTAAAAATCCTCATCTAATTTCTGACAAGGTGCCAAGTAAGAAAGCTAGCAAAGTGGGAAGCAAAAAACTTGATGCTAAAAGTAGTATTGGAATGATAGCAGCTTACAATTACATTTCATCCCTTAGTCCTGCTTCATCGAGTGCACAGATGACAAATCTTGGTTTGGTTGCAACACCCGTTCTCAGTTCTTTTGTTAATTTAAAGATGCTGAATTTATCAGGCAACTTTATAG TTAGGATAACTTCAGGATCTCTTCCAAAGGGTCTTCACATGTTAAATCTATCAAAGAATCATATATCAGCCATCGAAGGTCTCAAAGAACTTACACGTCTCCGTGTACTGGATCTGAGTTATAACAAAATAAGTAGGATTGGCCATG GTTTGGCTTCTTGTTCATCACTAAAGGAACTGTATTTAGCTGGGAACAAGATCAGTGAAGTTGAAGGCCTGCATCGTCTCCTCAAACTAACCGTTCTCGACTTGCGTTCAAATCGAATAGCAACTTCAAAAGGTCTTGGTCAACTGGCAGCTAATTATGCTTCCTTGCAAGCAGTTATCCTGGAAGGCAATCCTGCCCAGAAGAATGTCGGGGACGAGCAACTTAAGAAGTGCTTGCATTATCTTCTGCCTCGTCTTGCTTACTACAACAGGCAGCCCATTCGCGCAAGTGGCTCAAAGGATGTCACAGACCGTTCAAGTCGATCCTTCTCCACTCATCAGTTCGACCGTGCTTTTAGATCAAAACACAAAGATTTGCTTCATGGAAACAAGTCATCATACGGGCGAACGAAGTCTGTCAGCGCCCTGAACTCATTGATTACATCATCCAGGAACAAGCACAAGTCTGTAACCTCCAAGCCAACCAATAATCTTCCGAGTGCGAAACCGCAAGGTCTGGTTTCGGATAATCCTTTACGGAGAATCCAGAGTGAGGGATCGTTCTGA